A window from Flavobacterium gyeonganense encodes these proteins:
- a CDS encoding UDP-glycosyltransferase, with protein MPNKKIFILLPDGIGLRNFAFSNFYKIGLEKNFDIRYWNNTPFDLTSLDFDEIKIHGAKSNLLTDSYKNARKHIELNLSIKAQKDTVYDTYRFPFTYNKIRPALKNLAAKFLIATHSSYRGLEKIRKKIKNLESSTPYYNTCIEILQKEKPDFVFCTNQRPVLAIAPLLAAKKLGIPTATFIFSWDNVPKATMVVETDFYFVWSEHMKKELLQYYPYIKESQVFITGTPQFEFHFDKLKLISKEEFFKEHQLDLDKKYICYSGDDITTCPDDPQYLNDVAKAVRKLNSQGNSLGIIFRRCPVDFSDRYDFILEKNKDIITPIAPLWQKIGEGWNTVLPTRGDNLLQVNTICHTEMVINLGSSMVFDYACFKKPCAFVNYDVSNKIDKKWSVSKIYNYIHFRSMTDKKAVIWLNSKDEIADKIKLSLEQKNEIVNNAQNWFKIINQDPPEDASIRIWENIEAILSKKHNEKN; from the coding sequence ATGCCAAACAAAAAGATTTTTATTTTATTGCCAGACGGAATAGGATTGCGAAATTTTGCTTTTTCAAATTTTTATAAAATTGGATTGGAGAAAAATTTTGATATTAGATATTGGAATAATACCCCATTTGATTTAACTTCATTAGATTTTGATGAAATTAAAATTCATGGTGCGAAATCAAATCTATTAACAGATAGTTATAAAAACGCTCGTAAACACATCGAACTTAATTTGAGTATTAAAGCTCAAAAAGATACTGTTTATGATACTTATAGATTTCCTTTCACATATAATAAAATAAGGCCTGCACTCAAAAATCTGGCTGCTAAATTTTTGATTGCGACTCATTCTTCTTACAGAGGTCTGGAAAAAATTCGAAAAAAAATTAAAAATTTAGAAAGCAGTACTCCATATTACAATACTTGTATTGAAATACTTCAAAAAGAAAAACCAGATTTTGTTTTCTGTACCAATCAACGTCCTGTCTTGGCAATTGCTCCTTTATTGGCAGCAAAAAAGTTAGGGATTCCTACAGCAACATTTATTTTTTCCTGGGATAACGTACCAAAAGCAACAATGGTAGTCGAAACGGATTTTTATTTTGTTTGGAGTGAGCATATGAAAAAAGAATTACTACAATATTATCCTTATATTAAAGAAAGTCAGGTTTTTATTACTGGAACACCTCAATTTGAGTTTCATTTTGATAAACTCAAATTGATCTCAAAAGAAGAATTTTTTAAAGAGCATCAACTTGATTTAGATAAAAAATACATTTGTTATTCAGGTGATGATATTACAACCTGTCCAGATGACCCACAGTATTTGAATGATGTTGCCAAAGCGGTTCGTAAATTAAATTCTCAGGGAAATTCCCTCGGAATTATTTTCAGAAGATGTCCGGTAGATTTCTCAGATCGATATGATTTTATTTTAGAAAAAAATAAAGATATTATTACGCCAATTGCTCCTTTATGGCAAAAGATAGGTGAAGGATGGAATACTGTTTTGCCAACTCGGGGAGATAATTTACTTCAGGTTAATACAATATGTCATACTGAAATGGTTATTAATTTAGGGTCATCAATGGTTTTTGATTATGCATGTTTCAAAAAGCCATGTGCATTTGTTAATTATGATGTATCAAATAAGATAGACAAAAAATGGTCGGTTTCTAAAATTTATAATTATATTCATTTTCGTTCTATGACTGATAAAAAAGCTGTGATTTGGCTAAATTCTAAAGATGAAATAGCAGATAAAATTAAACTTAGTTTAGAACAAAAAAATGAGATTGTTAACAATGCCCAAAACTGGTTTAAAATAATTAATCAGGATCCGCCTGAAGATGCTTCTATTAGAATTTGGGAAAATATTGAAGCTATTTTAAGTAAAAAACATAATGAAAAAAATTAG
- the neuC gene encoding UDP-N-acetylglucosamine 2-epimerase, which yields MKKILFLTGTRADFGKIKSLIQIVEEQSDFESFVFVTGMHLQKIYGYTLIEIERSNFKNVFTFENHTHETTMDLTLAKTIEGLSGYCKKIKPDMIVVHGDRVETLAGAIVGSLNNILVAHIEGGEISGTVDELIRHSVSKLSHIHFVSNKEAEKRIIQMGELEESVFTIGSPDIDIMFSDQLPELNIVKEYYEIPFQEFGIVMFHPVTTEFEFMQKYVNTFVDCLLKDNHNYVVIFPNNDLGSQFIINAYKKLKDNARFRIFPSIRFEYFLTLLKNSQFIIGNSSAGIREAPYYSIPIINIGTRQQNRSVHADIINVDYSEKSINEALSIISQHRIQQSNNDFGQGNSAGLFLQCLQKSDIWKLNQQKQFRDS from the coding sequence ATGAAAAAAATCCTTTTTCTAACTGGAACCCGCGCCGATTTTGGGAAAATAAAATCATTAATTCAAATTGTTGAAGAACAGTCTGATTTTGAGTCTTTTGTTTTTGTAACAGGGATGCATCTACAGAAAATATATGGATATACCCTTATAGAAATCGAACGCAGTAATTTTAAAAATGTATTTACATTTGAAAATCATACTCACGAAACCACAATGGACTTAACTCTTGCCAAAACTATTGAAGGTTTGTCGGGTTATTGCAAAAAAATTAAGCCGGATATGATAGTTGTTCATGGGGATCGTGTAGAAACACTTGCCGGAGCAATTGTAGGTTCGCTCAATAATATTTTGGTTGCACATATAGAAGGAGGTGAAATTTCAGGAACAGTTGATGAATTAATTCGACATAGTGTAAGTAAATTAAGCCACATACATTTTGTATCAAATAAAGAAGCTGAAAAAAGAATTATCCAAATGGGAGAATTAGAAGAATCTGTATTTACTATTGGATCTCCTGATATTGATATCATGTTTTCCGACCAATTACCGGAGTTGAATATCGTAAAAGAATATTACGAAATTCCATTTCAGGAGTTTGGAATTGTAATGTTCCATCCAGTAACTACTGAATTTGAGTTTATGCAGAAGTATGTAAACACTTTTGTCGATTGCTTATTAAAAGACAATCATAATTATGTAGTTATTTTTCCAAACAATGATTTAGGGAGTCAGTTTATTATTAACGCTTACAAAAAGTTAAAAGATAATGCGAGGTTCAGAATTTTTCCATCAATTCGATTTGAATATTTTTTAACATTATTAAAAAATAGTCAGTTTATTATAGGGAACAGCAGTGCAGGCATTCGTGAAGCTCCTTATTATAGTATTCCCATTATTAATATTGGCACTCGTCAGCAAAATAGATCAGTTCATGCAGATATAATTAATGTTGATTATTCTGAGAAAAGTATAAATGAAGCATTGTCCATAATAAGCCAACACAGAATACAACAGTCTAATAATGATTTTGGACAAGGAAATAGTGCGGGATTATTTCTTCAATGTCTCCAAAAATCGGATATTTGGAAACTCAATCAACAAAAACAATTTAGAGACAGTTAA
- a CDS encoding N-acetylneuraminate synthase family protein, translating into MNPYIEIAGRKIGQDYPPLVIAEIGINHEGSLLVAKEMVDAAHKAGVEVVKHQTHIVEDEMSGAAKKVIPGNADVSIYEIMERCSLNEADELELKNYVESKGMIFISTPFSRAAADRLKNFDIPAYKIGSGECNNYPLLEHIASFGKPVILSTGMNTIESIQKAVAIFDEHNIPVALLHTTNLYPTPIHLVRFGAMIEMHEAFPDKVFGLSDHTLNNNACLGAVALGASILERHFTDHMQRTGPDIICSMDEKVCQELIISSAEIALMRGGTKKPVLEEQVTIDFAFATVCAIKQIKKGEKLSKENIWVKRPGTGKILAEHFNDLIGKRAARDINDDEQLDFSDFD; encoded by the coding sequence ATGAATCCATATATAGAAATTGCAGGAAGAAAAATAGGTCAGGATTATCCACCTTTGGTTATAGCCGAAATAGGAATTAATCATGAAGGTTCTTTACTAGTAGCCAAAGAAATGGTAGATGCAGCCCATAAAGCCGGAGTTGAAGTTGTCAAACATCAGACTCATATTGTTGAGGATGAAATGAGCGGAGCTGCAAAAAAAGTGATTCCTGGTAATGCTGATGTTTCTATATATGAAATCATGGAAAGATGTTCGCTAAATGAAGCAGATGAATTAGAACTCAAAAATTATGTCGAAAGCAAAGGAATGATTTTTATTTCTACGCCATTTTCGCGTGCTGCTGCAGACCGTTTGAAAAATTTTGATATACCTGCTTATAAAATTGGCTCTGGGGAATGCAACAATTATCCATTGTTAGAACATATTGCTTCTTTTGGGAAGCCTGTTATTTTGAGCACCGGAATGAATACAATTGAAAGTATTCAGAAAGCAGTTGCTATTTTTGATGAACATAATATTCCTGTTGCTTTATTGCATACAACAAACTTATATCCAACACCTATTCATTTGGTCCGTTTTGGTGCTATGATAGAGATGCATGAGGCTTTTCCAGATAAAGTTTTTGGCTTATCTGATCACACTTTAAATAATAATGCCTGTTTGGGAGCGGTAGCCCTCGGCGCAAGCATATTAGAAAGGCATTTTACAGATCATATGCAGCGAACAGGTCCTGACATTATATGCAGTATGGATGAAAAAGTATGTCAGGAATTGATTATTTCAAGTGCAGAAATAGCTTTGATGCGAGGAGGGACTAAAAAGCCAGTTCTGGAAGAACAAGTTACAATTGATTTTGCATTTGCGACTGTCTGTGCTATAAAACAAATTAAAAAGGGCGAAAAATTATCTAAGGAAAATATTTGGGTGAAACGTCCGGGAACAGGTAAAATCCTGGCTGAACATTTTAACGATTTGATAGGTAAAAGAGCTGCGAGGGACATTAATGATGATGAACAATTAGATTTTTCGGATTTCGATTAA
- a CDS encoding cytidylyltransferase domain-containing protein: protein MSYNKAKLIVDEDYCHHSGTWRIEKITQKNIKLLSGSPLIAHSILYAQENRNIIDEIYVSTDDLEIRNIALQFGAKIIDRPQSLSGDLEPTVSALKNALEQIDVAVENVILLQPTNPLRPENLLKEAFDIYEKENYESLFSISRNHQKFGKLSGNKFVPFNYTIGQRSQDLEPLFLKTDYFISQKQS, encoded by the coding sequence ATGAGTTACAACAAAGCAAAATTGATTGTAGATGAAGACTATTGCCATCATTCCGGCACGTGGCGGATCGAAAAGATTACCCAAAAAAACATAAAATTATTGAGCGGAAGTCCATTAATTGCTCATAGTATTTTATATGCTCAGGAGAATAGGAATATCATTGATGAAATTTATGTCTCAACAGATGATCTGGAAATAAGGAACATAGCATTGCAGTTTGGCGCTAAAATAATTGACCGGCCGCAATCTTTATCAGGAGATTTAGAGCCAACAGTTTCTGCTCTTAAAAATGCATTAGAGCAAATCGACGTTGCTGTAGAAAATGTTATTCTTTTGCAGCCTACAAACCCATTACGACCAGAAAATTTATTAAAAGAGGCTTTTGATATTTATGAAAAAGAGAATTATGAAAGTCTTTTTAGTATTTCAAGGAATCATCAGAAATTTGGTAAATTATCAGGTAATAAGTTTGTTCCTTTTAATTATACAATTGGACAGAGAAGCCAGGACTTGGAACCTCTGTTTTTGAAAACGGATTACTTTATATCACAAAAGCAAAGTTGA
- a CDS encoding glycosyltransferase family 2 protein, translating to MSKKFSILITTKNRLNDLVFTLKKIQHLIDRPDVECVVVDDGSSDDTTNYITRNYPAIILHSNKVSRGYLYCRNKMLNETKAEFAISLDDDAHFITQQPLEIIADFFNQNPKAGLLGFRVFWSKQTPENIFSNDLPVRMKSFVGCGHVWRMSAWREIPNYPEWFIFYGEENFASYQLFKKKWEIHYLPYVLVNHRVSLKDRKKASDYGVRLRNSLRSGWYLYFLFLPVILIPRIMAHSIWIQLKLKVFKGDWDALKSILLAMKDLLFAFPKIIDNRNRLTKAEYRRYQELADAKLYWKPEDELQQSKIDCR from the coding sequence ATGTCTAAGAAATTTTCAATTTTGATAACCACTAAGAATCGTTTAAATGATTTGGTATTTACTCTTAAGAAAATCCAGCATTTAATTGACCGACCAGATGTTGAATGTGTAGTCGTTGATGATGGTTCTAGTGATGACACTACAAATTATATTACCCGGAATTATCCTGCCATTATTTTGCATTCCAATAAAGTTTCAAGGGGATATTTGTATTGTAGAAATAAAATGTTAAATGAAACAAAAGCCGAATTTGCGATATCATTGGATGATGATGCCCATTTTATTACGCAGCAGCCCTTAGAAATCATCGCTGATTTCTTTAATCAAAATCCTAAGGCCGGATTACTCGGGTTTAGAGTATTTTGGTCAAAGCAAACTCCTGAAAATATATTTTCAAATGACTTGCCTGTCCGTATGAAAAGTTTTGTGGGTTGTGGCCATGTATGGAGAATGTCAGCCTGGCGGGAAATACCAAATTATCCGGAATGGTTTATTTTTTACGGGGAAGAGAATTTTGCCTCCTATCAATTGTTCAAAAAGAAATGGGAAATTCACTATTTGCCTTATGTTTTGGTAAATCACAGAGTAAGTTTAAAAGACAGAAAAAAAGCTTCAGATTATGGTGTTAGACTAAGAAATTCATTACGCTCAGGATGGTATTTGTATTTTTTATTTTTGCCGGTCATCCTTATTCCAAGGATAATGGCACATTCTATTTGGATACAATTAAAATTAAAGGTTTTTAAAGGAGATTGGGATGCATTAAAATCTATTTTGTTAGCAATGAAAGATTTGCTTTTCGCTTTTCCTAAAATTATAGATAATAGAAATCGACTAACAAAAGCAGAATACAGAAGGTATCAGGAATTGGCGGACGCAAAATTATATTGGAAACCTGAAGATGAGTTACAACAAAGCAAAATTGATTGTAGATGA
- a CDS encoding glycosyltransferase family A protein — protein MRVGYNPHKDKIQEESIFLHQVIIPVYIPNQDNYFKDSFAILKLCLESLFKTVHNKTFITIVNNGSDDIVSAYLDLLFKENKIQELIHTENIGKLNAILKGLAGNSIELVTISDSDVFFLPNWQIETVKVFREVPKTGVVGIVPQFKTYESNCGNVLFDTLFSSKLQFMPVQNKEALVRFYDSIGWDRNYNHDYLEYTLGLKINADLNVLIGSGHFVATYKKDIFENITTYIGYKMGGNSEGYLDKLPLKKDYWRLTTYDNYAYHMGNTLEDWMDNTQIQEQENNMDSYNFPKRKEINSIFYFIKNRIFVKFISVKLTVKLFLKWKKLPESMIAKY, from the coding sequence ATGAGAGTAGGATATAATCCACATAAAGATAAGATACAGGAAGAATCGATTTTTTTACATCAGGTCATCATACCTGTATATATTCCGAATCAGGACAATTATTTCAAGGATAGCTTTGCCATTTTGAAATTATGTTTAGAGTCTCTTTTTAAAACGGTTCACAATAAAACTTTTATTACTATTGTCAATAACGGAAGTGACGACATAGTTTCAGCCTATCTGGATTTACTTTTTAAGGAAAATAAAATTCAGGAACTTATTCATACCGAAAATATTGGGAAGTTAAATGCTATTCTTAAAGGTTTAGCTGGTAATAGCATCGAATTGGTTACCATTTCAGATTCGGATGTTTTTTTCCTCCCCAATTGGCAAATAGAAACGGTAAAAGTATTCCGAGAAGTTCCTAAAACCGGAGTAGTTGGCATTGTACCCCAATTCAAGACTTATGAAAGTAATTGCGGAAATGTACTGTTTGATACTTTATTCAGTTCAAAACTTCAATTTATGCCAGTTCAAAACAAAGAAGCTTTGGTTCGTTTTTATGATAGTATCGGCTGGGATAGAAATTACAATCACGATTATCTTGAATATACATTAGGATTGAAAATTAATGCGGATTTGAATGTTTTAATAGGTTCCGGACATTTCGTAGCTACTTATAAAAAAGATATTTTTGAAAATATTACTACTTATATAGGCTATAAAATGGGAGGAAATAGTGAAGGATATTTGGATAAGCTTCCATTAAAAAAAGATTATTGGCGATTAACTACTTATGATAACTACGCGTATCATATGGGAAATACGTTAGAAGACTGGATGGATAATACACAAATTCAGGAACAGGAAAATAATATGGATTCATATAACTTTCCTAAAAGAAAAGAAATAAACAGTATTTTCTATTTTATAAAAAATAGGATTTTTGTTAAATTCATTTCAGTAAAACTGACGGTAAAGCTTTTTCTGAAATGGAAAAAACTACCAGAATCAATGATTGCGAAGTATTAA
- a CDS encoding glycosyltransferase family 2 protein has protein sequence MTDKLISIIIPVYNRALLIGETLNSVLEQSYSNWECLIIDDGSTDDTNQVVNEYILIDKRFQYHYRPQNRKKGANACRNFGFELCKGDYIQWFDSDDLMHKDKLKLKAECLENHNVDFVVCEGIEYRNTIDNVIHHWNEIQSDHILLDHIIGKANFHTNGPMFKKDFLIDIPLFNEDLQRKQEWEFYSRLLTFSISYKPLAVVLYYFRLHQNSINGLDKISTLESRILSNKLVFKLAKNNLSDKDLMIVRKQFVNKYILFFKLAKQGKKINLMILCCFYGILTITLSMFFNSFFKSCRRFFK, from the coding sequence ATGACTGATAAATTAATTTCAATCATTATACCGGTTTATAATAGAGCACTTTTAATTGGTGAAACCTTAAATAGTGTATTGGAGCAATCTTACTCAAATTGGGAATGCCTTATTATTGATGATGGCTCAACAGATGATACGAATCAGGTGGTTAATGAATATATTTTAATAGATAAGAGATTTCAGTATCACTACAGACCACAAAACAGAAAGAAAGGGGCGAATGCCTGCAGAAATTTTGGATTTGAATTGTGTAAAGGAGATTATATTCAGTGGTTTGACAGTGATGATTTGATGCATAAGGACAAATTAAAGTTAAAGGCAGAATGTTTAGAAAATCATAATGTTGATTTTGTAGTTTGTGAAGGTATAGAATACAGAAATACAATAGATAATGTGATACACCACTGGAATGAAATTCAAAGCGACCATATATTGTTGGATCACATTATCGGAAAAGCAAATTTTCATACCAATGGTCCAATGTTTAAAAAAGACTTTTTGATAGATATTCCTTTGTTTAATGAAGATTTACAAAGAAAACAAGAATGGGAATTCTATTCCAGACTACTTACTTTTTCCATTAGCTATAAACCATTAGCTGTTGTTTTGTATTATTTTAGACTACATCAAAATAGTATAAATGGTTTAGATAAAATATCTACTTTAGAATCGAGAATTTTATCTAATAAATTAGTTTTTAAATTGGCTAAAAATAATTTAAGCGATAAAGATTTAATGATTGTCAGAAAGCAGTTTGTTAATAAATACATTTTATTCTTCAAACTAGCTAAGCAAGGCAAAAAAATTAATCTTATGATTTTATGTTGTTTTTATGGTATTTTGACAATAACTCTAAGTATGTTTTTTAATAGTTTTTTTAAAAGTTGCAGAAGGTTTTTTAAATGA
- a CDS encoding glycosyltransferase family 2 protein, with product MPLISVIIPVYNSELYIRKAINSVLEQPEDIEIIIIDDGSIDSSFSICENIANENKNIRILRHPDSKNHGRSATRNLGITNAKGNYIAFLDADDYYLPNRFKNDIELLKDESVDGVYNAISAHFYRDFTAIEREKLKLTTLKEVISPKNLFEKIGPIGHFGYFSGIGLTVKKSAFKKTGLFNQLLDVAEDTELWLKMALKINLKSGNISEPVAMRGVHNTNSSFRDKEMYIVNNLRMYESLLNWCFENKIDLKRIDLIWKKVWINRVLNDKKLNSDFIFWISNVVRHPSLLLLKRVYKTFPFFRRIKNMKFFKK from the coding sequence ATGCCTCTAATTTCAGTAATAATACCCGTTTACAACTCAGAATTATATATCCGAAAGGCAATAAATTCTGTTTTGGAACAACCGGAGGATATAGAAATCATTATTATTGATGATGGCAGCATTGATTCATCATTTTCTATATGTGAAAATATTGCTAATGAAAATAAAAATATCCGAATACTAAGGCATCCTGATAGCAAAAATCATGGACGTTCAGCAACAAGAAATCTCGGGATTACAAATGCAAAAGGAAATTATATAGCATTTCTTGATGCTGATGATTATTACTTGCCTAATAGATTCAAAAATGATATAGAACTATTAAAAGATGAATCTGTAGATGGTGTTTATAACGCTATAAGTGCTCACTTTTACAGAGATTTTACAGCTATAGAAAGAGAAAAACTAAAATTAACCACGTTAAAAGAAGTAATCTCTCCTAAAAATTTGTTTGAAAAAATAGGTCCAATAGGTCATTTTGGATATTTCTCAGGAATTGGGTTAACAGTAAAAAAAAGTGCTTTTAAAAAGACTGGTCTTTTTAATCAATTGTTAGATGTGGCTGAAGATACAGAGTTATGGTTAAAAATGGCTCTTAAAATTAATTTGAAATCGGGGAATATCAGTGAACCTGTAGCAATGAGAGGAGTTCATAATACAAATAGTTCCTTTAGGGACAAGGAGATGTACATTGTTAATAACTTAAGAATGTATGAATCTCTTTTGAATTGGTGTTTTGAAAATAAAATAGATCTTAAACGAATTGATTTAATCTGGAAAAAAGTATGGATTAACAGAGTTTTAAATGATAAAAAATTAAATTCTGATTTTATTTTCTGGATTTCAAATGTTGTAAGGCATCCTTCTTTGCTGCTGCTAAAAAGAGTTTATAAAACGTTCCCTTTTTTTAGAAGAATAAAAAATATGAAATTCTTTAAAAAATGA
- a CDS encoding glycosyltransferase family 2 protein, whose protein sequence is MLALVIPYFKIKYFEETLASLAIQTDKRFKVYIGDDASPESPENLLENYANKFDLVYNRFETNLGGTSLTQQWERCIKLADTEEWVMILGDDDVLDKNVVETFYSNLKEAKSENVIRFASCKIDENGDVSSNVYYHPQKESSVVFLFKEKKRNSLSEYVFRKSQIIEIGFKNFPLAWCSDILAVLEFSNFGLIYSINEAIVSIRVSGLSISGNQENSRLKHMASEEFSRYIIFKKFQFFNKTQRLSILNGYEVAMKRNRKLKIDDWLILFNLYFRNFSIVHIFKLFRRFFIYIFQL, encoded by the coding sequence ATGCTTGCTTTAGTTATTCCCTATTTTAAAATAAAATATTTTGAAGAAACCTTAGCATCTCTGGCCATACAAACTGATAAGCGTTTCAAAGTTTATATTGGTGATGATGCAAGCCCTGAATCGCCGGAAAATTTGCTGGAAAATTATGCCAATAAATTTGATTTAGTTTACAATCGGTTTGAAACAAATTTAGGCGGAACTTCTTTAACTCAACAGTGGGAACGTTGTATAAAACTTGCAGATACGGAAGAATGGGTGATGATTTTAGGTGATGATGATGTTTTGGATAAAAATGTAGTTGAAACATTTTACTCAAATCTGAAGGAAGCAAAATCAGAAAATGTAATTAGATTTGCAAGTTGTAAAATAGATGAAAATGGAGATGTATCATCAAATGTTTATTATCATCCTCAAAAAGAATCTTCAGTTGTTTTTTTATTTAAAGAGAAAAAAAGAAACTCATTAAGTGAATATGTTTTTAGAAAAAGTCAGATTATTGAAATCGGTTTTAAGAATTTCCCTTTAGCCTGGTGTTCAGATATTTTAGCTGTTTTAGAATTTTCAAATTTCGGTTTAATTTATTCCATAAACGAAGCTATAGTTTCGATTAGGGTTTCTGGTTTAAGTATTTCAGGAAACCAAGAAAATAGCAGATTAAAGCATATGGCATCTGAAGAGTTTTCTCGCTATATTATTTTTAAAAAATTCCAATTCTTTAATAAAACCCAAAGGCTATCAATACTAAATGGATATGAAGTAGCCATGAAAAGAAACAGAAAATTAAAAATAGATGACTGGTTAATTTTGTTTAACTTATATTTTAGAAATTTTAGCATTGTTCACATATTTAAGCTTTTTCGAAGATTTTTTATCTATATTTTTCAATTATAA
- a CDS encoding polysaccharide ABC transporter ATP-binding protein, translated as MKDIILKAENISKQYRLGQVGTGTLSHDLNRWWHQIRGKENPYLKIGDTNDRSTKGTSDYVWALQDINFEVERGEVLGIIGKNGAGKSTLLKILSKVTAPTTGSIKSRGRIASLLEVGTGFNGEMTGRENIFLNGAILGMTKKEISSKLEEIIEFSGCERYIDTPVKRYSSGMTVRLAFAVAAFLEPEVLVVDEVLAVGDAEFQKKAIGKMQDISKGEGRTVLFVSHNMAAVKGLCTRGLVLEHGKVVFEGGINESVGHYLKSDVEQLSWRGIDGDHTVQLIATEVFVESKSAVFMNFDTINITMSFILNENFNDLVIGLSIASVSKGPIIGMLYNDYNNYQKFEKGNYTISFAIPPYSLATGDYEVNFNMSIHNVKKFTSDKSKLTFSVLSESELGNKFYIQNHPEYNSVCRPNWFSYLKKL; from the coding sequence TTGAAAGATATAATTTTAAAAGCTGAAAATATTTCTAAGCAATATCGTTTAGGACAAGTTGGCACTGGCACTTTAAGTCATGACCTGAATCGTTGGTGGCATCAGATACGGGGTAAAGAAAATCCGTATTTAAAGATAGGTGACACCAATGACCGATCTACAAAAGGGACATCAGATTATGTATGGGCATTGCAGGACATTAATTTTGAAGTAGAAAGAGGGGAAGTACTTGGGATTATTGGCAAAAACGGAGCAGGAAAATCAACACTTTTAAAAATTCTATCAAAAGTAACCGCACCTACTACCGGAAGCATTAAATCACGTGGTCGAATTGCTTCGCTTTTAGAAGTCGGTACAGGATTCAACGGAGAAATGACTGGGCGTGAAAATATTTTCTTAAATGGAGCCATTTTAGGAATGACCAAAAAAGAGATAAGCTCAAAATTGGAAGAGATTATAGAGTTTTCAGGTTGTGAGCGTTACATTGATACACCTGTAAAACGATATAGCAGCGGAATGACGGTACGTTTAGCATTCGCAGTAGCTGCTTTTTTAGAACCTGAAGTTTTGGTTGTCGATGAGGTACTTGCTGTAGGTGATGCCGAATTTCAAAAAAAAGCCATTGGAAAGATGCAGGACATTTCGAAAGGTGAAGGGAGAACGGTTCTTTTTGTGAGCCATAATATGGCAGCTGTAAAGGGTTTGTGTACTAGAGGATTAGTCTTGGAGCATGGAAAAGTTGTTTTTGAAGGTGGAATTAATGAAAGTGTTGGACATTATTTAAAATCAGATGTAGAACAATTAAGTTGGAGAGGAATTGATGGAGATCATACGGTACAATTAATAGCCACAGAAGTTTTTGTAGAATCCAAATCTGCTGTGTTTATGAATTTTGACACTATTAATATTACTATGAGTTTTATTTTAAATGAAAACTTTAATGATTTAGTTATAGGTTTATCTATTGCTTCAGTGTCTAAAGGGCCAATTATTGGGATGCTGTATAATGATTATAATAATTATCAGAAATTTGAAAAAGGGAACTATACCATATCTTTTGCGATACCGCCTTACAGCTTAGCGACGGGTGACTATGAAGTAAATTTCAATATGTCCATTCACAATGTAAAAAAGTTTACAAGTGATAAATCTAAACTTACTTTTAGTGTTTTATCTGAAAGTGAATTGGGAAATAAATTTTATATACAAAATCATCCAGAATATAATTCAGTTTGTCGCCCTAATTGGTTTTCATATTTAAAAAAATTATAA